The Acidobacteriota bacterium DNA segment GGCTGAAAAAGCCGCCGCCAAAGGCGAACCTGTCGCGCCGACTGGCGACCAACTCCGCGCGATTCAATTGGCGCTGGAAACTGCCGACGCCGGATTGCCGCAAACCTTGCTTGACGTGGAAGACGCTTGCGCCTTGCCCGGCGGCGACAAAATTGAATTGCTGAAAAAAGTCCGTCAGGTGGCCAGCAAGCTTTGCGATGAATACACGCGCGTTGTGTTGAAGCTGCATCCGCAATTGGCGCCGATCAAAGTCGCGGTGTTTCCGCTGAAAAAGAACGAACCTCGGATCGTTGAAGTCGCCAAACAGATCAAACGCGATCTGCAACCGTTGATGCGCGCGGTATATGACGATACGGCGGCCATCGGCAAACTGTATCGCCGCCAGGATGAAATCGGCACGCCGTTTTGCATCACAGTGGATTACGACACGCTGGGCGAAGGCAAAGACCCTGCGGCAGCCAACACTGTCACCGTGCGCGACCGCGATTCGATGCAGCAGGTGCGCATCGCCATCAACGAACTTGAAAGCTACTTGCTGAGCAAGCTGAAGTAGTAATTTTTGGGTTTGGATTTTGGATGCTGAATGCTCGGCTTGATCCAAAATCCAAAATTCAAAATCCAGAATTCAAATGAACCTCCTCCAGGCAATTATCCTCGGCATCATTCAAGGGCTGACCGAATTCATTCCCATCAGCAGCAGCGGGCATTTGATTATTGCTCAAAAATTGATGGGGTTGGATAAACCGGGCGGAATGTCGCCGGAACAAATCACGGCCTTCATTGCCGTCATTCAGTTGGGGACACTGGCTGCCGTCATCATTTATTTCCTGAGCGATATTCTCAGCATCACGCTCGGCTGGTTGCAGGGCAATATGCTCTGGTTGCAAGGGCACCGCGGCAATCGAGGCTACACCGCACGCAAAGCCGCTCGGTTGGGGTGGCTGATCATTGTCGGTTCCATCCCAATTGGCGTCATTGGATTGCTGGCCAAAAAAGTCATCGAAGGCAGTTTGACCAAAAGCCTGCTGGTCATCGGTTCCAGCATGATCATTTGGGCCATCATTTTGTGGATCGCTGAACAGGTGGGCAACAAGCGCCGCGAAATGGAACACGCCGGATTGCGCGAAGCCCTGGTTGTTGGATTTGCCCAAGTGTTCGCGTTGATTCCCGGATCATCGCGTTCGGGCACGACCATCGCCGGAGCCTTGTTTGCCGGAATGAGCCGTGAAGCCGCCGCGCGATTTTCCTTCCTGCTTTCGATTCCGACCG contains these protein-coding regions:
- the uppP gene encoding undecaprenyl-diphosphatase UppP, which produces MNLLQAIILGIIQGLTEFIPISSSGHLIIAQKLMGLDKPGGMSPEQITAFIAVIQLGTLAAVIIYFLSDILSITLGWLQGNMLWLQGHRGNRGYTARKAARLGWLIIVGSIPIGVIGLLAKKVIEGSLTKSLLVIGSSMIIWAIILWIAEQVGNKRREMEHAGLREALVVGFAQVFALIPGSSRSGTTIAGALFAGMSREAAARFSFLLSIPTVAASGILELREAFHILGDNANFVNLIVSTAVSAIFGYASIAFLINYLRRNSTMLFIVYRLIAGLILLGLAYRGW